In one window of Thiobacillus sp. DNA:
- a CDS encoding EAL domain-containing protein has product MKAVQARKVLVAVVVLGGLLAAALVPGVMGEVARHESLRARLENLQVAESRFRELVIALRHGLTSNYDEANGWMARIVTQRAVLGREATKVPELAPTWQRYSQAIRHQETRWNDFKQRNAVVRNSLRYFQSDALKIVGLLPHSGVGGVDMHHEMMRLNNALFMQALGEGREAGEQARDTLERQWPVVALMPKEVREEFEMLARHALVISKNSPQLRADVKGLVHGDARQALAGLAEINQAMLIAGQTRAGRYRAGLLAGLVILAGLLAWVVWRYLETLRQSAREHRLAGTVFASSQQGIIVTDASGSIVQVNPAYCKITGYSEAELLGRNPRILQSGLQDPSFYREMWLSLADTGRWQGELQNRRKNGDFYVQWINIDAVTASEGERLYVGITTDISELIQTRERLANLAYFDTLTGLPNRALFHDRLRQAMVHARREHASLALIFCDLDNFKVVNDSLGHAAGDELLQEVAERLKSCVRESDTVARLGGDEFAIILSDAKGAREMARMAEQIIKVLSAPCQIAGSEIISGASLGITFYPNDAATEEELLKNADVAMYRAKERGRNDYQFFTGEMAAAVAETLRIENGLRQALGGGELFLHYQPQIRNDGKVVGAEALMRWNSPTLGRVPPSQFIPVAEKSGLIGPLGEFALREACRRCAHWRAIVQPDFRIAVNLSAAQFRNEGLADRVEAALHEFNLPGSALELEITESVLMEDVAWGQDVLKRLKTLGCRLAIDDFGTGYSSLAYLRRFQVDVLKLDKSFVAGLGSHGPDGTDDTAVAQAVISLAQSLRLEVVAEGVETQAQRQCLVDLAGESGFIAQGYLFSPALPPDQFEARLDQFALPLA; this is encoded by the coding sequence GTGAAGGCCGTCCAGGCCCGCAAGGTGCTGGTGGCGGTGGTGGTCCTTGGCGGGTTACTGGCAGCCGCCCTGGTGCCTGGCGTGATGGGCGAAGTGGCTCGGCACGAGTCCCTGCGGGCCCGCCTGGAAAACCTCCAGGTCGCGGAAAGCCGCTTCAGGGAGTTGGTGATAGCCCTGCGCCACGGCCTGACCAGCAACTACGACGAGGCCAACGGGTGGATGGCCCGCATCGTGACGCAACGGGCCGTATTGGGACGGGAGGCAACCAAGGTGCCAGAACTGGCGCCCACATGGCAACGCTACAGCCAGGCCATCCGCCACCAGGAAACCCGGTGGAACGATTTCAAGCAGCGCAACGCGGTGGTGCGCAACTCGCTGCGCTACTTCCAGAGCGATGCCCTCAAGATCGTGGGCCTGTTGCCCCATAGCGGGGTGGGTGGCGTGGACATGCACCATGAAATGATGCGCCTGAACAATGCCCTGTTCATGCAGGCCCTGGGAGAGGGGCGGGAAGCAGGGGAACAGGCGCGGGATACCCTGGAACGGCAATGGCCGGTGGTCGCCCTCATGCCGAAGGAGGTGCGGGAAGAATTCGAGATGCTGGCCCGCCACGCCCTTGTGATCAGCAAGAACAGTCCCCAACTCCGCGCGGACGTCAAGGGCCTGGTGCACGGGGACGCCAGGCAGGCCTTGGCTGGCCTGGCGGAAATCAACCAGGCCATGCTCATTGCCGGGCAGACCCGGGCGGGGCGCTACAGGGCAGGCCTGCTGGCGGGACTGGTAATCCTGGCGGGGTTGCTGGCCTGGGTCGTCTGGCGCTACCTGGAGACCCTCCGGCAAAGCGCGCGGGAGCACCGCCTGGCGGGTACGGTATTCGCCAGCAGCCAGCAGGGCATCATCGTCACCGACGCGTCCGGCAGCATCGTCCAGGTCAATCCCGCCTATTGCAAGATCACGGGCTACAGCGAAGCAGAGTTGCTGGGGCGAAACCCCCGCATCCTGCAATCAGGTCTTCAGGACCCCTCGTTCTACCGGGAGATGTGGCTCAGCCTGGCGGACACGGGGCGCTGGCAGGGCGAGTTGCAGAATCGGCGCAAGAATGGCGACTTCTACGTGCAATGGATCAACATCGACGCCGTTACCGCCAGCGAGGGCGAGCGGCTTTACGTGGGCATCACCACGGACATCTCCGAACTGATCCAGACCAGGGAACGCCTGGCCAACCTGGCCTACTTCGATACCCTCACCGGATTGCCCAACCGTGCCCTTTTCCATGACCGCCTGCGCCAGGCCATGGTCCATGCCCGCCGGGAGCATGCCTCCCTGGCCCTCATATTCTGCGATCTGGACAATTTCAAGGTGGTGAACGACAGCCTGGGCCACGCCGCCGGCGACGAACTGCTGCAGGAGGTGGCGGAACGCCTGAAATCCTGCGTGCGTGAATCCGATACGGTGGCCCGCCTGGGGGGAGACGAATTCGCCATCATCCTCAGCGATGCCAAGGGGGCGCGGGAGATGGCCCGCATGGCGGAGCAGATCATCAAGGTCCTGTCTGCCCCTTGCCAAATCGCGGGTTCCGAAATCATCAGCGGCGCCAGCCTGGGTATCACTTTCTACCCCAACGACGCGGCCACCGAGGAGGAACTGCTCAAGAACGCCGACGTGGCCATGTACCGGGCCAAGGAACGGGGCCGCAACGACTACCAGTTCTTCACCGGCGAGATGGCGGCTGCCGTGGCGGAAACCCTGCGCATCGAAAACGGGCTACGCCAGGCCTTGGGAGGCGGGGAACTGTTCCTGCACTACCAGCCCCAGATCCGCAATGATGGAAAGGTGGTGGGGGCGGAGGCCCTCATGCGCTGGAACTCGCCCACCCTGGGCCGGGTGCCGCCTTCCCAGTTCATCCCCGTGGCGGAAAAGAGCGGCCTCATCGGGCCCCTGGGGGAATTCGCCCTGCGGGAAGCCTGCCGGCGTTGTGCCCATTGGCGGGCCATCGTCCAGCCGGATTTCCGCATCGCGGTGAACCTCTCGGCAGCCCAGTTCCGCAACGAGGGCCTGGCCGACCGTGTGGAGGCCGCCCTGCACGAGTTCAACCTGCCGGGCTCTGCCCTGGAACTGGAGATTACCGAGTCTGTGCTCATGGAAGACGTGGCCTGGGGCCAGGATGTCCTGAAGCGCCTGAAAACGCTGGGTTGCCGCCTGGCCATCGATGACTTCGGCACGGGGTATTCCTCCCTGGCCTATCTGCGCCGCTTCCAGGTGGACGTGCTGAAGCTGGATAAATCCTTCGTGGCCGGCCTAGGCAGCCACGGGCCGGACGGCACCGACGACACCGCCGTGGCCCAGGCGGTCATCAGCCTGGCCCAGAGCCTGCGCCTGGAGGTGGTGGCGGAGGGGGTGGAGACCCAGGCCCAGCGGCAATGCCTGGTGGACCTGGCGGGAGAAAGCGGTTTCATCGCCCAGGGCTATCTCTTTTCACCTGCCCTGCCGCCCGACCAGTTCGAGGCCCGGCTGGACCAGTTCGCCCTGCCTCTGGCCTGA
- a CDS encoding cytochrome-c peroxidase, with amino-acid sequence MRFHYLVPLSLAAGLAIWLGVGDSGETVAPPMMELAATDQAITPIPDQLALDARKVALGRRLFHDKRLSRDDSVSCATCHRPDRAGADGLPVAVGIQGQRGKLNTPTVFNSGFNFRQFWDGRVPSLEEQVPGPVHNPVEMATDWKHVIAKLKQDPAYPEMFRAIWPDGITEVHIQGAIAEFERGLLTPDAPFDHYLQGKAQALSRDARQGWDLFRNLGCIACHQGVNVGGNMYANLGVMGDFFADRGRPLTDADLGRFKVTSREEDRHVFKVPSLRNVERTAPYFHDGSVPSLNKAVELMARYQLGIHLSDTDTRDLVAFLTSLNGRLPETGK; translated from the coding sequence ATGCGATTTCATTATCTAGTTCCCTTGTCGTTGGCCGCGGGCCTGGCTATCTGGCTGGGCGTGGGTGACAGCGGGGAAACCGTTGCTCCGCCCATGATGGAGTTGGCTGCCACGGACCAGGCAATCACCCCCATTCCCGACCAGTTGGCGCTGGACGCCCGCAAGGTCGCCTTGGGAAGACGACTGTTCCATGACAAGCGGCTGTCCAGGGATGACAGCGTTTCCTGTGCCACCTGCCACCGGCCGGACCGCGCGGGGGCGGACGGGTTGCCTGTGGCCGTGGGAATCCAGGGGCAACGGGGCAAACTCAATACGCCCACGGTCTTCAACAGCGGCTTCAATTTCAGGCAGTTCTGGGACGGCCGGGTGCCCAGCCTGGAGGAACAGGTTCCCGGGCCGGTACACAACCCGGTGGAGATGGCCACCGATTGGAAACACGTCATCGCCAAGCTGAAGCAGGACCCGGCCTATCCGGAGATGTTCCGAGCCATCTGGCCCGACGGCATCACGGAAGTCCATATCCAGGGAGCCATTGCCGAGTTCGAGCGGGGCCTCCTCACGCCGGACGCCCCTTTCGACCACTATCTGCAGGGGAAGGCCCAGGCCTTGAGCAGGGATGCGAGGCAGGGCTGGGACCTGTTCCGCAATCTGGGTTGCATCGCGTGCCACCAGGGCGTGAACGTGGGCGGCAACATGTACGCCAACCTCGGTGTGATGGGCGACTTCTTCGCCGACAGGGGCCGTCCGTTGACGGATGCCGACCTGGGTCGCTTCAAGGTCACAAGCCGGGAAGAAGACCGACACGTGTTCAAGGTGCCGTCCCTGCGCAACGTGGAACGAACGGCCCCTTATTTCCACGACGGCTCGGTTCCCAGCCTGAACAAGGCGGTGGAACTCATGGCCCGCTATCAGCTGGGTATCCACCTGTCGGACACTGACACCCGGGATCTCGTGGCTTTCCTCACCAGCCTGAATGGCCGGCTGCCGGAGACAGGTAAGTGA
- a CDS encoding methyltransferase domain-containing protein, with protein MNDQNTSHDKARHWNEQYLAGTTGWDRGEASPALKGWLEQSQLRPCRILIPGCGHGHEAVALARRGFDVTALDIAPTPLERLEMELRGAGVSATLVQADVLHWKAGPVFDAIYEQTCLCALDPANWPEYEAQLHAWLKPGGKLFALFMQTGRAEGPPYHCALPDMRALFPETRWHWEGQPHKEIPHPNGLYEFTTILTRL; from the coding sequence ATGAACGATCAGAACACGTCGCACGACAAGGCAAGACACTGGAACGAGCAATATCTGGCCGGCACCACGGGCTGGGACCGGGGTGAGGCCAGCCCGGCCCTGAAAGGCTGGCTGGAGCAGAGCCAACTCCGGCCATGCCGCATCCTCATCCCCGGCTGCGGCCATGGCCACGAGGCCGTGGCACTGGCGCGGCGGGGCTTCGACGTCACCGCCCTGGACATCGCCCCGACGCCCCTGGAAAGGCTTGAGATGGAACTGCGGGGGGCCGGCGTTTCCGCCACCCTGGTCCAGGCCGACGTCCTGCACTGGAAAGCCGGCCCGGTTTTCGACGCCATCTACGAACAGACCTGCCTGTGCGCCCTGGATCCGGCAAATTGGCCAGAGTACGAGGCCCAGCTCCATGCCTGGCTGAAGCCCGGCGGCAAGCTCTTCGCCCTGTTCATGCAGACCGGCCGGGCGGAAGGCCCGCCCTACCACTGCGCCCTGCCCGACATGCGGGCCCTATTCCCGGAAACCCGCTGGCACTGGGAAGGCCAACCCCACAAGGAAATCCCCCACCCCAACGGACTTTATGAATTCACCACCATCCTGACGCGGCTTTGA
- a CDS encoding cytochrome C, with protein sequence MRAPLFFLSVTLSGFASADEVTYRKDIQPLWERKCIGCHGEASPYLAEFEENKDKYKQLMRGPRMDTYANLAAFVGWPDTGALMRRLDDGRNTKNGKPGNMYEHLGSDEPERQKHLALFKAWEGEGGWFLGKFKDLDKATLERMKVAE encoded by the coding sequence ATGCGTGCACCCCTGTTTTTCTTGAGCGTTACCCTGTCCGGATTCGCCTCGGCGGATGAGGTTACCTATCGCAAGGACATCCAGCCGCTGTGGGAACGGAAATGCATCGGTTGCCATGGCGAAGCATCGCCGTATTTGGCGGAGTTTGAAGAAAACAAGGATAAGTACAAGCAGCTGATGCGAGGCCCCCGCATGGATACCTATGCCAACCTGGCGGCCTTCGTCGGCTGGCCGGATACCGGTGCCCTGATGCGGCGCCTGGACGACGGCAGGAACACCAAGAATGGCAAGCCGGGCAACATGTACGAACACCTGGGCAGCGACGAGCCGGAACGGCAGAAGCATCTCGCCCTGTTCAAGGCCTGGGAGGGGGAAGGCGGCTGGTTCCTTGGCAAGTTCAAGGATCTGGACAAGGCCACCCTGGAACGGATGAAGGTTGCCGAGTAG
- a CDS encoding heme-binding protein, which translates to MYLAVLAATLAVPSLPALADMPVIIKIPRLTLEASEKIAQATVAACRKEGIQIGVTVVDRSGDPMVFMRDTLAPRVTIEISKQKAFTAVNFNAPLSAMEDRFTKPFAVGKVDGLVFSAGGIPIEAAGNIVGAVGVSGAATGEQDEACAREGIKAVQMDLEMAGP; encoded by the coding sequence ATGTATCTGGCCGTCCTGGCGGCCACCCTGGCAGTTCCCAGCCTGCCTGCCCTGGCTGACATGCCAGTCATCATCAAGATTCCCCGCCTCACCCTGGAAGCCTCGGAGAAGATTGCCCAGGCCACTGTCGCCGCCTGTCGCAAGGAGGGTATCCAGATCGGCGTCACGGTGGTGGACCGCAGCGGCGACCCCATGGTGTTCATGCGGGATACCCTGGCGCCCAGGGTGACCATCGAGATCAGCAAGCAGAAGGCCTTCACGGCGGTTAACTTCAATGCCCCCCTGTCCGCCATGGAAGACCGCTTCACCAAGCCCTTCGCCGTAGGCAAGGTGGACGGCCTGGTGTTCTCCGCCGGGGGCATCCCCATCGAGGCGGCGGGCAACATCGTCGGCGCCGTTGGCGTTTCCGGTGCCGCCACCGGAGAACAGGACGAGGCCTGCGCCCGGGAGGGCATCAAGGCCGTGCAAATGGATCTGGAGATGGCGGGGCCGTAA
- a CDS encoding V-type ATP synthase subunit D has translation MKKRLSVPPTKSALLQVGRQVKFLEQGRQMLEKKRDLLTRLVYERLAQYRELRGQTVQELAEAYRWLGVVQMRMGGQMLRQSSVGLNLAVHIKVVARSSVGVEYPSISVEPLSLQPVGLMWTDVSFDEARRRLQALTVTLARLGEAENALWRLLAASRKTQKRVNALKYNIIPRYLATVSHIKAALEEDERNTLFQIKVLRARQEVVAKES, from the coding sequence ATGAAAAAGCGATTGTCGGTGCCGCCGACGAAAAGCGCCCTCCTGCAGGTGGGCCGCCAGGTCAAGTTTTTGGAACAGGGCCGGCAGATGCTGGAGAAGAAGCGGGACCTGCTCACCCGGCTGGTGTACGAGCGCCTGGCCCAGTACCGGGAGCTGCGGGGCCAGACCGTGCAGGAACTGGCGGAGGCCTACCGCTGGCTGGGGGTGGTGCAGATGCGCATGGGCGGGCAGATGCTGCGCCAGTCCTCCGTGGGACTGAACCTGGCCGTCCACATCAAGGTGGTGGCCCGCTCCAGCGTGGGGGTGGAATATCCCAGCATCAGCGTGGAACCCCTGTCCCTGCAGCCCGTGGGCCTCATGTGGACCGATGTGAGCTTCGACGAGGCCCGGCGGCGGCTCCAGGCCCTCACCGTTACCCTGGCCCGGCTGGGGGAGGCGGAGAACGCCCTCTGGCGCCTGCTGGCCGCCAGCCGCAAGACCCAGAAACGGGTCAATGCCCTCAAGTACAACATCATCCCCCGCTACCTGGCCACGGTGTCCCACATCAAGGCGGCCCTGGAAGAGGACGAGCGCAACACCCTGTTCCAGATCAAGGTACTGCGGGCACGCCAGGAAGTCGTGGCCAAGGAAAGTTAA
- a CDS encoding V-type ATP synthase subunit B, with amino-acid sequence MKNIEFRTATSAQGGLIVMGGVPGVSAGSRVSLKDHAGNLRNGLVIRSADDAVLVEVFEGTDELDLERTWVRFLDEPFRLPVSRDILGRVFNGAGLPRDGRPPIISADRRDVNGEPLNPAARAYPKEFIQTGISAIDGMNSLTRGQKLPIFSGGGLPHNRVAAQIVRQAKLLGEESSEFVVVFAAFGASHADARFFQESFEESGVLNKVVMFLNLADEPVIERLLTPRAALTAAEYLAYDLDYHALVVMTDMTAYAEALREVTVLRGDVPARKGYPGYLYSDLAEIYERAGRIKNRRGSITMIPVLSMPSDDITHPIPDLTGYITEGQIVLGRELFNQGVYPPVTVLPSLSRLMKDGIGKNFTRDDHPHVASQLFASYAKALEVRGLAAIIGAEELSEGDRRFLHFAEAFERRFIGQGEDEDRSVYETLNLAWDLLSMLPPEALIRVSEEELAKYHKWQAVVEAA; translated from the coding sequence ATGAAAAACATCGAATTCCGTACCGCGACCTCCGCCCAGGGCGGCCTCATCGTCATGGGCGGCGTGCCCGGAGTTTCCGCCGGTTCCCGGGTATCCCTGAAGGACCATGCCGGCAACCTGCGCAACGGCCTGGTGATCCGTTCCGCCGACGATGCCGTGCTGGTGGAGGTGTTCGAGGGCACCGACGAACTGGACCTGGAGCGCACGTGGGTGCGCTTCCTGGACGAGCCCTTCCGCCTGCCGGTTTCCCGGGACATCCTGGGCCGGGTCTTCAACGGCGCCGGCCTGCCCCGGGACGGACGTCCCCCCATAATCTCCGCCGACCGCCGCGACGTGAACGGCGAACCTCTAAACCCCGCCGCCCGGGCCTACCCCAAGGAGTTCATCCAGACCGGCATTTCCGCCATAGACGGCATGAACTCCCTCACCCGGGGACAGAAGCTGCCCATCTTTTCCGGCGGCGGCCTGCCCCACAACCGGGTGGCGGCCCAGATCGTGCGCCAGGCCAAGCTGCTGGGCGAGGAATCCTCCGAGTTCGTGGTGGTGTTCGCCGCCTTCGGCGCCTCCCACGCCGACGCCCGCTTCTTCCAGGAAAGCTTCGAGGAATCCGGCGTGCTGAACAAGGTGGTCATGTTCCTCAACCTGGCCGACGAGCCCGTCATCGAACGCCTGCTCACCCCCCGGGCGGCCCTCACCGCCGCCGAGTACCTGGCCTACGACCTGGACTACCACGCGCTGGTGGTGATGACCGACATGACCGCCTACGCCGAGGCCCTGCGGGAAGTGACCGTGCTGCGGGGCGACGTGCCGGCCCGGAAGGGCTACCCCGGCTACCTTTATTCCGACCTGGCGGAGATCTACGAGCGGGCGGGGAGGATCAAGAACCGGCGCGGCTCCATCACCATGATCCCGGTGCTGTCCATGCCTTCCGACGACATCACCCACCCCATCCCGGACCTGACTGGTTACATCACCGAGGGCCAGATCGTGCTGGGACGGGAACTGTTCAACCAGGGCGTGTACCCGCCCGTCACCGTGCTGCCGTCCCTGTCCCGACTGATGAAGGACGGCATCGGCAAGAACTTCACCCGGGACGACCACCCTCACGTGGCCAGTCAGCTCTTCGCCAGCTACGCCAAGGCCCTGGAAGTACGAGGCCTGGCCGCCATCATCGGCGCCGAGGAACTGTCCGAGGGGGACCGACGCTTCCTCCACTTCGCCGAGGCCTTCGAGCGCCGCTTCATCGGCCAGGGCGAGGACGAGGACCGCAGCGTCTATGAGACCCTCAACCTGGCCTGGGACCTGCTCTCCATGCTGCCGCCGGAGGCCCTGATCCGGGTCAGCGAGGAAGAACTGGCCAAGTACCACAAATGGCAGGCGGTGGTGGAGGCGGCATGA